The segment GGTGCCATGCACGCCGAGTGGGTGGTCAACCGCCTGCGTAACCTGCTGATCTTCCCGAACTTGCTGCTGCAGGACCATGCCGCGACGCAGATCCGCGTCATCAAACCGGTATCGGTGGACTTCACCAAGGTGGAGAGTTTCGCCCTCGCCGCGCGCGAGGACACCCCCGAGATACGCACCAAGCGCATCCGCCAGTTCGAGGACTTCTACAACGCCACCGGGCTTGCGACGCCGGACGACCTGGCCACCTTCGAGGCCTGCCACGACGGCCTGCAGGGCAGTCTAGTGCAATGGCAAATGGGTTACGACCGGGGCTTTTCCCAGATGCGAAGCGGCGGCGACGAGGACTCGCTGCCGGTCGGCATGGATGCGGTCAGCAGCGGTCCCGATTTTCAGGATGAAGTGTTGCTGCATGGCCAGTACCGCGAGTGGTTGCGCCTGATGGCGCCGGCCCTGGCCGACTGACAGCACCGCGCAGCCTCATAACAATGCAAACCGTGGCCGTCGTCTCCTGACGCGGCCGCCCCAGGAGATGTCGATGCCCGAGTACCTGCCGCATGGCGTCAATCGCGACGACTTCCAGTCCGCGTTGGCAGAAATTCGCAAAATTGTCGGCCAGGCCTGGGTCTTGACCGATTCTGAAACCGACCTCCAGCCGTACCTCGACCATATGTCGGCGGTAGCGCCGGAAAGCCGCATGCCGTCGGCGGTGATCGCACCGGCGTCCGTGGCCGAAGTGCAGGGCGTGTTGCAGATCGCGAACGCGTACAAGTTGCCACTGTGGACCTATGGCAACGGCAAGAATTTTGCCTATGGCGGCCCGGCCCCCAAGCAGGCCGGCTACCTGGTGCTCGATCTCAAGCGCATGGATCGCATCCTGGAGGTCAACGAGGAAAGCGGCTACTGCGTGGTGGAGCCGGGAGTGTCTTACTTCCAGCTCTATCAGTTCATCCAGGAAAAGGGCTACAAGCTGTGGATCGACTGTGCCGCTCCGGGCTGGGGCGGCGTGATGGGAAACTCCCTTGAGCACGGCGCCGGGTACACGCCCTACGCCGACCATCTGCTGTTCTCCTGCGGCATGGAACTGTTGCTGGCCGACGGCTCGCTGATACGCACCGGAATGGGCGCCATGCCCAACAACCGAAGCTGGCAGTTGTTCAAGTACGGCTTCGGACCCTATGTCGACGGCATGTTCACGCAGGGCAATTTCGGCATCATCACCAAGATGGGCTTCTGGCTGATGCCGGAGCCGCCAGCCTACAAGCCGTTCATGGTCACTTACCAGAAGGAAGAGGACATCACGCAGCTGATGGAAATCCTGCGCCCGCTGAAGATGAACATGGTGATCCAGAACGGCGTGGTGATCGAACACATCTCCTACAGCGCATCGGTGCAGCGCCTGCGCAAGCAGCTGTGGGACAAACCCGGCATCATCCCCGACGAGCGCTGGCGCGAGATCGCCAAGGAACTCGACCTGGGCATGTGGAATATCTACGGTGCCCTGTACGGCCTGCCCGAGAACGTCGACATGACCTGGCAGATGGTGCAGCACGCGCTGACCAGCATCCCCGGCGCCAAGGTGTACCTGCAGGGCGACCGGCCGGCCGACGACGCCGGCTGGAACTACCGCGAAAAGCTGATGCGCGGCGAGCCGAACATGACCGAGTTCAACCTGGTCAACTGGGATGGCGGCGGGCATCTTAACTTCACCCCCATGGCGGCCATGACCGGCAAGAACGCCTGGGAGATGTTCACTCTGTTCAAGGAATTGCTGAACCGTCACGGCTTCGACATGATCTGCGAGGAAGTGGCCATGTTCCGCACCATGATCACGCTGGTCATGATCATGTTCGATCCCCGTGACGAGGATGCGCGTACCCGCGCCGATGCCTG is part of the Immundisolibacter sp. genome and harbors:
- a CDS encoding FAD-binding oxidoreductase, which gives rise to MPEYLPHGVNRDDFQSALAEIRKIVGQAWVLTDSETDLQPYLDHMSAVAPESRMPSAVIAPASVAEVQGVLQIANAYKLPLWTYGNGKNFAYGGPAPKQAGYLVLDLKRMDRILEVNEESGYCVVEPGVSYFQLYQFIQEKGYKLWIDCAAPGWGGVMGNSLEHGAGYTPYADHLLFSCGMELLLADGSLIRTGMGAMPNNRSWQLFKYGFGPYVDGMFTQGNFGIITKMGFWLMPEPPAYKPFMVTYQKEEDITQLMEILRPLKMNMVIQNGVVIEHISYSASVQRLRKQLWDKPGIIPDERWREIAKELDLGMWNIYGALYGLPENVDMTWQMVQHALTSIPGAKVYLQGDRPADDAGWNYREKLMRGEPNMTEFNLVNWDGGGHLNFTPMAAMTGKNAWEMFTLFKELLNRHGFDMICEEVAMFRTMITLVMIMFDPRDEDARTRADACARELVAIAKKHGYGELKANLTYMDIIADMYDGQDGALRKVNQRIKDALDPNGILSPGKSGIWPSNWTGPRT